The nucleotide window TTATTTCTGTTATGAGTATTGATGAAGAAGGAAATAAAAGTGATAATTCAAATTATGGTAAGACAAAAGTCGATATTGCAGCACCTGGAACCTTTATTTACAGCACAGTTCCAGAAAAATATAAATACATCAGTGGCACATCTATGGCTACAGGATATGTTTCCGCTGTGGCAGCATTAGCCTTAAGTGTAAATCCTACACTTACAGCATCTGAATTAAAAAATTTAATCCTTGATAATGCAAAACCATTAAGTTCTTTGACAGATTTAAATACTACAGGTGGAATGTTAGACGCAGGTAATGTTGTTGAAGCTGCCGCTAGAGAAAAATCTGAAAAACTACAAAATAATGAACTTTTCAATTATGAAGATATTGATGTACATTATTCTGGTTATATAAATGGTAAAAAAACATCTTCTAAAACAAATGGAGAAATTATAGGTACAGTAGGAGAATCTACACCTTTAGAAGCTGTAAAAATTTCATTAGATCCTGATATAAAAGATGTATCTATAGAATATAGGATATACAATAAAGGTATCGGTTGGAGTTCTTGGATTAAAAATAATAAAATAGCAGGTATAAAAAATAAAAGTAAACAAGCTGAGGCCATAGAAATACGTCTTACAGGTAAAAATGCTAATAAATATTCGGTAAAATATCAGGGTCATATACAGAACTATGGTTGGATTCCTTGGGTTAAAGATGGAGAACAATGTGGAGACATTGATAATGACTTACGATTAGAAGCTTTGAAAATTAAAGTAGTTCCTAAAATTCCCCCTAATATTATATATGAAAGTCATATACAGAATTTAGGATGGATTGATCCCGTAAAAAATGGGCTAATCTCTGGTACAACAGGTCAAAGTTTACGACTTGAAGCTATAAAAATTAAACTTGAAAATAATGCTGGTTATGATAATGACTTAGGTATTGAATATAGAGTTCATAGTGAAAATATAGGCTGGGGCCCTTGGGTTAAAAACGATGAAATAGCAGGAACAACTGGTCAATCTCTTAGAGGTGAAGCCATAGAAATTCGTCTTACAGGCAAAGATGCTGATGATTATACTGTAAAATACCAGGGTCATATGCAAGATATAGGCTGGGGATCCTGGGTTAGCGATGGTGAATTATGTGGTACTGTAGGTGAATCAAGAAGATTAGAAGCAGTAAAAATTAGCATATCACTAAAATAAAGCAAACTACATGTTGGAGTTATCGTAGTAACGAATGAATTTTCGTTAGCGATAACTCCTTTTATCATTGCACAAATCAAGGATTTCATCTATACTTGCTTTCTCTCAATTTTGTAAAAAGCTGCTACCCCCTGAACTATTCCTTTATTATATTCTAAGAGTATTCATTTTATGTCCAGGTGCAAAGTTAATCTCATCATTTGGTGGTCTTAATACACTATATGTTTCCTTATATCTTCCATTCATCTTAAAAGTTTCTTCATTTTCATATTTTAATAACTTATCACTCCAAGGATCCAAATTAAAATAAGAAAAAAAAGGAGATGCATTGTCTAAAATGGGATATAAAGCTGTCAATCCTGGTGGTGGAACAAGTTCCACTGAATTGATATTACAACTTCTAGTATCTTTATCACTATTAAAAGTTTTAAAAACTTCTGTATATTCATCATCACAGAGATCAATTAACGACCCACAATATGGACAATAAAAAGAAGTACATTTTGATTTCATATACTCACTTCCTTACTAATTATATTCTAAAATATGCATAATGATATAAAAAAATTCTTAAATGACATTTATAATTTAATTTTTTTATACAACTATAATAATGATTCTAAAGCTCTCTATTGTAATTATTGACACATTCCATTTTTTGATATATGCTTACAATATAATCTAAATTTAGACAAATTATTTAAAAATGTACAGGGGGGAAATGTTTATGAATAAAAGTAAAATTGCTAGTATTTTCTTAGCAACATCTATATTTACTACAACTATAATAGGAAATTATCATGTTTTTGCTTCCGATCAATTATTCACTGAAAATTTCCAATCAGGAAGTAAAAATTGGAAGGAAAGTAAAGGAAAATGGTCAATAGTAAACTATAACAATAGCAAAGCTTATTATCAATCATCTACAAATGTAGAAGCAGCGAGCAAAGCAGGAAAAACAACCTGGACAAATTATTCTGTTGAATCAGAAGTTACTATAGAGGACTTTAACGGTTCTAAAAGAGTTATGCTTTGTGGAAGATATACCGATAAGAATAACTATTATTCTATTTCTTTATATAATAAAGATGGTGGAACACTAGAAATTAGATCAAAAGCCAAAGGTAAATCCAAGACATTAAAGAAAGCTAAAATTTCTATAAAGGAAAATACCACCTACAAAGTGAAATTAGAATTAAACGGTAATACTTTAAAAGCATATCTAGATGGTAAATTAATTACAACAGCTAATGATAAATCTTTATCTAAAGGTGCTATAGGTATAGTCACTTCTAAAGCATCTGCTAAATTTGATAATATAGTTGTATCTTCAATAGATAAAACATCTTCAGACAGTAATACAAATACTGATTTAAACACCAATACTACAAATGACAATTCAAGCAATAATAATTCTAGCTCTAATAGCGATTCAAATAATACTACAAATGATACTACAAGTAGTGGAACTTATGGAAAAGATACTGGTGCTACAACTAATGGTACTGTAATTACGGTTGAATCTAATGGAACAACCCTTGAAAAAGCTGTTTCATCAGCTAAATCAGGAGATACAATTTTAATTAAAGGAACTATTAAATCTAGTTCAATAACCTTAAAAGATAACATAACTATAAAAGGTGAATCAGGAGCTAAAATTGATTTTTCAAATACTTCAAATGGTGGCAGAGGTATAACTATAACAGGTAAAAATAACACTATAAAAGATTTAGAAATTTATAATGCTAAAGATAATGCTATCTATGTTAATGGTGGAGACTACAATAGATTTGAAAACTTAAACATACATAATAATGCTGATACAGGATTACAAATTTCTAACGGTGCATCTTATAACTATATTTATAATTGTTACTCACATCACAATGTAGATTCAAAAGGAGAAAATCCTGATGGATTTGCTGTAAAACTTCATTCTGGTGAAGGTAATGTCTTTGAAAAATGTAAAGCCGAATATAATGTTGATGATGGATGGGATTTTTATGCTGCTCATGGAGCTGTAACATTAGTAAATTGTGAATCAAACTACAATGGTGAAGTAAATGGTGTAAAAGGTGATGGTAATGGATTTAAGCTTGGTGGCGTAGATAATAAAGAATCTGGTAAAGCTGCTCACCTTGATCCATTAAATCATGTATTAATAAATTGTTCTGCAAAAGGAAATAAAAAGAATGGATTTGATAGAAATAATCAAAGTGGTATAGTTACAATGAAAAACTGCATTGCTGACGGCAATGAAGGTAAAAACTACAACTGGCCTTTAAAAGGAAAACCATCTGCTTTAGGTTATGAAGTGACTTTTGGTAAAGCAATAATTGATAGCTGCACTTCTAAAAACGGAAGTAATAATATAAGTGGAGCTACTTTACAAGGAAATTGTCAAGGTTTTTAAATATTAGGAAAAGCCATTACATAAAAATAAATTCTTTCAATTATTTATTAAACTTATAATATATGTATACAAAGAGGCTGTCGCAATAACTTTTGTATCTATGGTAAATATGAAAATACTTTGCTGTCCACAGGACTATAATAAAATTACTCCTAAAGAGGAATTTTATTATAGTCCTGTGCCTTGTGCCCTATTACTTGTGCACTATTAAACATAAATTTATATATTTTTACTATTCATTATCTTTCCACCTAGTAACGATAATTTCTCCATCACTTTTAATTCGATTTTGTTTATGTAGAACTTTTATTATAGCAATTCCGAAAGTCACCACTAAAGTTGGGATAGCACTTTGGAAAATGACTATCTCTCCAACATTAACATAATTAAATCCTATAAACGGAATCCATAGTATTATAAAATCTATAATAAAATCTCTTAATATGCATAAAAAATCTTTATGATTCAACTTTTTTAATGATATTATAAATCCCTCTATATAGTATATTAAAATAATAAGTGATAAAATTAAGTAGAAAATAAGAAAAGGTTTAAACCAAGGAGTTTTGATTTTAAAATAACTAAATGCAAATATTAAAAATAAAGCTGAACATATTAAAAATATTGTTTCTATTATAGAGAAAATTACTTTAGTTTTATCCATTAAAATAACCACCTCTTATATATATTTTACATATATTATATCATATATTAATTACTTTTTTATTATAATTTATCTTAATTTAAAAAAATATCCATATAAAGGAGAGCATTATCTATGAGAATTATTATTGATAGATTTGAAGACGATATGGCAATTTGTGAAAAAGAAGATCGTAGCACAATAGAAATAGAAAAAAACAAAATACCTATCGGTGCTAAAGAAGGAACAATTCTTATTGTACATAATGATAAAATAGTTATTGATAAAAAATCTACTGATAATAAAAAATATAAAATTGAATCTCTTTTGAAGGATTTATTTAGTTAAAACTTTCACTATACACTAAAAAAGGGTTCTCGCTCACGAAATTTAATCGTTATTGCGACAACACCTTATAAAGTTAGAAGCCTTTTTTCTTAGCCTCTATACCACTTTCATTTAAGGCTGGTTCTTGGATTGTATGAACTATCTGATTCTTAGAATACTGATTTTTTGTTTTGTGTCCATTAGTTAAATAATTTTCTTTAGAATATATTCTTTCATTTTTTGAATCCATGGATATCCCTCCTCTTAGTGGTAACAATAATTTTTCAATAGTAAAAACTAATGCAAATTTATTTTATCCAAATTCCTTTAATATATTCTATTTCAGACTTTCTAAATATTGATTTAATTTGAATTTTTTACTATTTATTGGTATTATTGTTGTATTGAATTCAATATTAAGGAGGATATTATAAAATGAAAAAGAAAATACTTGTTCCTGTAATTGTTTTAACTCTCTCAATTTCAATAACCATATTATTATGTAATATACTAAAGAAAACTACAGATGACAGTGGCATAATTATCTCTAAAAAAAATATTTCAGTAAATTGTGAAAACGTTAAGATTAAAAATTTAAAAGATGAGATGTTCATGCCTTTATTTTTTAAAAATAATTCAGTTGTTGGTAAAGTTCAATCTACTCTTACAGACTATAATACAAATGATTTTGAAAAATCCTATCCATGTAATGGTTGCAAATCTACTCTCTATTCACTAGATAATAAAAATACTATTAATGAAACTACCCTAACTACCTCCAATGGTATATCGTCTATAGGCTCTAAAAATAAACTTGTACGACAATCTGAAGACGGCAAAATTCATTATATTAATTATGATAAATCTGATAAAGAAATAACTCTAGACAATTATATAGAGCCATACAATGGAGATTTAAATAATTCTACTATAGCATTTTTAGATGGAAATGATAATTATCTTGTAACCTATACTTACTCTACAGATGAAAATCTATATACCACCATAAAAATATATGATATCAATGAAAAAAAACTTTATACTAGTGATAATTTAGAATATTCAATATATAATATATTCTTCATTAAAGAAATAAATTCTATAATGGCAATAGATAATTCTGGTCAATTATATAAAATAACATTATCTGATAACAAAATTAATATAGAAAAAAACGAAAAACTTACTCTTGATTCGCTAGAAAATAATATAGGATATAATTCTGTTAAAGTAATAAATGATAGTGAGATTCTTATATTAAATAGAAATTCAAATATAAATATCAATAATATAATAACTAAGTATAACTTTAAAACTAAAAAAACTACACCTCTTCTAAATATAAATGAAATAGAAGAATCTATTTGGGTTGCAGATATAAATGCTGATGGTTCACTAATAGTTCTAGAAAAAGGTATCAATAATGTAGAAAAAGGTCTTGTCGTAAATCAAATGTATCTTGCTAAAATTAAAAATGATTCTTTAGATGTATTTTACAAAAACCCTATAGATAATAATACCTTTAATTCTTACAGCATAGATGATAATGGAACATCAATTTTCGTAACTACTACCTCTTGGGATAATAAAGATCATAGTAATACATATAGTTATGAAAAATACTCAATTAAATAGGATAAAATTTTTCTACATTTTTTGTAAATAATGTTACATTTTATTACAAAATGTGATAAAATAGTTATAAGATATTTTATTGTACGATTGAAAGATAAATAGTAATATTATGTTATTAAAAGTGAGGGAAATATTATGGAAAACATAACCATTAGACCAGCTAATGAAAAAGACTATACTTACATAAGTAAGATAAAAAAATTTGAAAATAATATGGAGAACATAATTGTTGAACCTGAAGATAGACAAGACTCCACTGTTAGAAAAAAAGGACGAAATATAATAAAAACCGATTATTGGTATATTGCCGAGGTTAATGATATTACCATTGGTGCTGCTTTATTAAACAGATATAGTACTAAAAGACATCAACATGTTGCTACAGTTGAAATAACTGTAGATAAAGCATACCATGATAAAGGCATAGAAGATAAACTTATGAAAGAAATTCTTCTTTTAGCTGATAAAATTTTGAAACTTAAACGTTTAGAAGTATTTATTTCTGCAGATGATACAGAATATATAAATTTCTATAAAAAGTATGATTTCTTAATAGAAGGCTTAAAAAAGTATTCTATATCTAAAAATGATACTTTAGTTGATGAATTCATGATGTCAAGAATACAATATTCAAATATTTAAAAACGGAGTCTGTTGCACAACAATTAACCTTGTGCTTCAGGTTCTATTTTTTATATAAATATTCATTGACGTTATATACCATTCGGTATATACTATTAGTATAGGAAATATATGGAGGTAACGATGGATAATAAAACTTCAATCATTGAATGTGCTATAAAATTATTTGCCTCTAAAGGCTATGATGCAGTTAGTGTTCAAGAAATTACTAATGCAGCTAATATAACTAAACCAACATTATACTACTACTTTGGAAGTAAAGAAGGATTATTACAAGAAATCATCAAAGTAAAATTTGAAAATATGAAATCCAAAGTATATGACATAAAATACAATAGAGATGTTCCACTATCACTATATAAATTTATTAAAGAATATTTCTATTATGCAAAGCAAGACATCTATTTTTGCAAAATGAAACTTTCTATGATGTATAGTTTTACTGAGAATAACTACTACTATATTATAGAAAACATGGTAAGAGAAGAAGCCTCTATTTTAGAAAACTTTTTTATTTCTGCTGCCGAAGATAACGGCAATATGAAAGGACGTCATAAAGAATATGCTGCTTCATTATTAGGAATGATTAATTCATATGTTGGACTGTTCTTTGCTAATTCAATTGATCTCACTGAAGATCTAGCATTTAAAGTATCACATCAGTTTATGCATGGAATATTCTCATAGAAAATATCACAAGAATAAAAATTAATAAACAATTTTTTGCATATAATATACCAATCGGTATATTAACCTTTAATACTTATTAAAACTATAGGAGGAGTTATTTATGTTAAATTCTTTTAAGGAAGCTGTTTTTTATCATTTATATCCTTTAGGCTTTTGTGGTGCTATGGAAAAAAATAATATTTCTGATCCTGTAATCAATAGATTAGATAAAATAAATGATAACTGGATAAATCATATCTACAATATGGGGTTTACTGCTATATATTTTGGTCCATTATTTCAATCAACTTATCATGGTTATGATACTATTGACTACTTTAATATCGATAGACGATTAGGGGATAATAACACCTTTAAAAATCTTGTACAAAAATTACACGATAAAGGAATAAAAGTAGTCGTTGATGGTGTTTTTAATCATGTTGGAAGAGATTTTTGGGCTTTCAAAGATGTAAAAGAGAAAAAACATGACTCCTCTTTTATAAGTTGGTTTAATATAGATTTTAATGGTAACAGTAATTATAATGATGGTTTCTACTATGAAGGATGGGAAGGAAACTATGACTTAGTAAAATTAAATTTAAATAATCCTGATGTTAAAAACCATATATTTAGTGCTATAGAATATTGGATTAACGAACTAAACATCGATGGTATTAGACTAGATGTAGCCTATTGTATTGATATAAACTTTCTTAAAGATTTAAGAGTACACTGCAAGTCTTTAAAAGAAGACTTATGGCTTATGGGAGAAATGATTCACGGTGATTATAATTATATTGCTAATAAAGATACTTTAGATTCTGCTACAAATTATGAATGCTTTAAAGGTATTTACTCTAGTCATAATGATAAAAATTACTTTGAAATAGCATACTCATTAAAAAGACAGTTTGGTGATGGAGGAATTTATAAGGATTTAGACCTTTATAATTTTCTAGATAATCATGATGTAAATAGAATTTATACTAACTTGAAAGATAAAAGACAAATTAAAAATGTATATATGCTTCTTATGACAATGCCAGGAATTCCTTCTGTTTATTATGGAAGTGAGTGGGGAATACCTGGTGATAGATCTAAGACAGATTTAGAACTTCGTCCTGAACTATCTCTTGAAGAACAAAGGAAAAAAATTGATGCTGTAGACTTAGAAAATACAATAAGAGAATATATCCATATAAGACGTAATTGTAAAGCTTTAACCTATGGATATTATAAAGAACTTTTAGTACAAAATGAACAATTTATATATAGTAGAATATATAATACTGACTTTGCTATAACTGCTCTAAATCTCAGTGATCATGACTATGAAATAGAATTTAATACTCCAATAAAAACTGAAAAACTATTTGATCTTACAAATAAAAATGAAGAACTTTTAGTAAGTTCCAACAAAATGAAACTAGTGTTATCTCCTTTTTCTGGTAAGATTTTAGCTACAGCGCCAATAAACTCTTCTACCTTAATTGAACCTAATGTAAAAGAAAAAGTAGATGAAATTCCTAAACCAAGATCAATAAATGAACTTCAAAACGACTTTGAGAAAGGTAGAAGTGCCGCAAAACGAGAAATAGCTATAAAACTTTTTAGTATGGGTATCCTAAAAACAGTTATTTCAGAAGCCCTCGAACTTTCACCTGAAGAGCTAGAAAACCTTTTAAATTAAAAAAATCAAGAATATAATATCTAAAGTCATAGGTCTGAAGCACAATAATTTAACATTGTGCTTCAGACCTTTTTTAATAGCTAATAATTAATATCTAGAAGTACAATTTGTAATACTTTTGTACCATTTTATTAAATAATACTAAATTTATAGTAGTTAGTATCTTTTTAATGTATTATAATAAATTAGATAAACTATTAGGGAGAACTGTCATCTTATGAATAATACTACAATATCTTTTTTAATATTTACTATAATAATTGGGATTTCATTTCTATTATTTGGCTATAATATGAAAAAAAATAACGAAGGAAATCTTATTATATACTTTAATGAAAGAAAACATAATAGAGAAAAAGTATCTACTATAGTTGGAAATATGTTTATCAAAATGGGACTCTCTATATTAATTATTGGATTAATTACTTTATTCTTTAAAAATTCAATTATTAAGTATAGTGTCTCAATACAATGTGGTATAGCTATTATTGGAACTATAAAATCAACTATTGACATAGATACAAAATGTAGATTATAACTTAAATATTAAAATTTCGACATTTTTGAACTTGACATACAAAAATTGTCAAATTATAATTTAATTTAAGAGGTATTTATCTTAATATATTAAATACTATAAAATGAAAGGGATTTATTGTATGGGTAAGAAAAAATCTAAATCTAACATATTAAAAAATTTTTTTAGAGGAATTTTTATTTTATTAATAGTCTCAATTGGTGTAACTGCTTCTGCGGGGACTTGGTTCTATTCGAGCTTATCATCTTTAAATAAAGGTTCCAAGAGTAAATCAACAAAAGAAGTTGACATAAGTGAACCTGTAAATATTCTATTTTATGGTATGGATAACGTTCCTGGATCTGGCGCTAGTAGAACCGATACTATTATGGTAGTCCATTATGATCCTGAAACTAAACATACTACAATGGTATCTCTCCCAAGAGATACTCGAATTCCAAAAGATGTATATAAACCTAAAGTAATTGGTAAAACTGCAAAATTGACAGAAGTTCATTATGATTCACAATTAAATAGTGATATTGATACTGCTAGAGATGATTTAATTAACACTGTTGAAGAGTTTTTTGGAATAGATAATATCAATTATTATGTATCTGTAGACTACGAAGGATTTTCATCAATTATAGACGTTTTAGGCGGTATTGATATTGTGCCTATTTATAATATGAAATACTATGATCCTGTTGATGGACTTAAAATAGATTTTGATAAAGATGTAGAATATCATTTAGATGGTGAAGATGCTCTAAAATTTGTAAGATGGAGAAAAAACAATCAAGGTTCTTCCAGTGAAACTGATGGAAGTGATTTAGGAAGAATAGAAAATCAACGTTACTTTATTAATTGTCTTATGAAGCAACTTACATCAGCATCTGGACTTGTTAAAATTCCTTCTTTAGTAACTGAAACTACTAAATATATAAATACAGATCTTGATGCAGATAAAATAATAGCCTATGCAAAAGCAGTATTAAAAGCTGGTGAAGATAATTTAACATCGGCAACATTAGAAGGTACTACTGAAACAATAGATGGTTTTGATTACTTTGTATATGACGCAAGTAAAAATAGAGAAATTATCGGTATATTAAATAATAAAGTCATAGAAGATAGAAGTAACTTAACAGTCAATATAATTAATTCTAGTGGTATAAATGGTTTAGCTGGAAACTTAAAAACTAAGCTATCAGATAATTTTGGATATTCTTCAGAAACTATAAACACAACAACTGGAGACTCCTTAGTAACTGAAAGTTATGTTATAGTTAATAGTGCCACTTCAATTAATGATATAAATTCTCTAGGTGAAGAAATTGGTATAAGCAATATTAGTCAAGAAGCTACTGAAAATGATATTGATATTACTATTGTAATTGGACAAGATTTTGAATATGACTCAACAGAAAACTAATTAACATCTAAAAAAGAGCTGCTGCACAAGAGTGTGGCAGCTTTTTTTAGTAAGTTTGATAGAGCAGAATCAGGGCACAAGTATGATGGCACAAGGCACAGGGGATTAGTATCTGTTCTAGTTAAGTAGTGGTAGAACTGTATCTCTCCCATAAAATACACTAGCTATCCGCAGGATTATAATATTTTTCCTTTAGGGGAAAATTAATCTTAACTATTCACTAGAATACCTTACTTGTTCCCTGTGCCTTCTAAACTGTGCCATAATAAAAGGAACTATCGCTCACAAATTTTCATTTGTTAATGAGATAGTCCCTTTTATTTATTCATATTTTTTGATATTTTTATCATGCTTATAGAAAAACTAATTGCTCCCATCACGATATAAATATCTTTTAAATCGATTATAAATCTAGAAAATAACTCTATATAATCTAAACTTGTTCCCCAGAAAATTTTATCTAAAACAGAATCTATTATTCCTGCTAATAAAAGAATATAGAAAATTTCCATATAAATATTAGTAAGCGAATTCTTTTTCATATATAAATATATATATAATCCTATTACACTACAAATCACACCAATAATTATATAAACATATACAGGGATATTAATTCTTAATAAAACATTCAGTGGAGAAATATCTTCATTGAAATTAGGCCTAAAGCCTATTAAAGGATTTTTTATAACATCATAAAAGAAATTATTATAAATAATAACTTTAATAGTCTGATCCAGCACTATCAAAAATCCTAATATAAATAACTCCTTAAATTTTTTCATCACACATAATCCTTACTAAAGCTAATTTTATATTTTTCATAATGACCCCCAAATCTTTATATCTAATTTAGTATATCATAGGCAAACTAATTAATACAGAATTAAAGAACTATTATAGTATTTCCATATATCCTATCTTTATGATTCTTTTATTTATATCATATGATGTATATTTATGTCAATTCACAAGTGGTTTTGATATAACCTGTAAAACATCAATTTAATATATAAAACTTTTATGAAAAATATTTAGTTTCTACTATAATACAAATAATTTTTATAAAAAATATTACATTAATTTTCTTAATAAATATCCATATTTTACAAAAACTTTTCGACATTACCATAAAAGTATAATTTATTCGTTAATTTAGTGCTATAATGATATTAAAAGGTAATTTTACCATATTATTATTTTATACGGACTTATTATTATATTTATATTTTTGAGGAGGGCACATTAGTGAAATCATTAAAAAAGGCTTTAAGTGCTGTATTAGTTTATCTTACAGTATTTAATCTAACCCCTATTACCGCAATGGCATCAGAAGACTTGCCAAAATACCTAGATGTAAAAAACGATATCTTAAATGATGTAATAACATATAAAGATAAAGCATTTGTTACTTATAGTAAAGAAGTTAAAAATCCTAACTATAATGGTACATATAATAACGAAATCGTTATTAAAGACAATATTGCCTTACTTTCTAATGGTTCATTAGAAAATATTAATGGTATTGATGCTGATAAAATTGGTTTATTCTCTATTACTGATGTTAATGAAAACAAAATAAACTTTATGCATCAAATCTATAACGATGATAGTAAAAATGGTATAAAAACAGAATATTATAAATACGATATGGAAACAAACAAACTAAAAAAATTGAAAGCAGAATCAGAAAATGCAAATTTAGGTACAGAACTACTATCAAAAGTAAACAAAAAATTCAATACTAATTATGGATCTGATTATACAACTAGAGAATATGAGTCCAACGTATATAACAATGGAAATTGTGTTGGTAAAAAATTTATGCTGGAAGTTACAAATGTAAAAAATAATTCTACAGTTATATTTCAAGGAATTTATAACGATGATTTTCAATACATCTCTCAAACTTCTAGTCTTAATATAGAATTTGATAAAAATGGATCCATGATAATAAAAGAATTATCTGATGATAATGATTTAAAGATACTAAAATATAAAAATAATAAATTAGTAAATAAAGCTACTCTAACAGGAGACGAAAATTCTATGCTATGGGATTCTTTTGTAGATGGAGATAGCGTGTATTTATGGAAATATGATGTGAATACTTCATTAGAATTAGTTAGATATATCCTTAAAGATGGAAAATATGTATATTCTGATAGCTATGGAAGTAATGTTATTGACATAACTAAAGATAACAAAGGTAACCTTTGGGCTCTAAGAAAAGAGAATGCTAAAGTTTTTGTATCAGAGATAGATGATGGTACTTTTACTTATAGATATCAAGTAAGTCCTATTATGACTTCATTATCTATTTATGATAGAGATAACTTTGTAGTATCAGGCTTAGGAGGTTATACTCAAGTTA belongs to Clostridium bornimense and includes:
- a CDS encoding S8 family serine peptidase — its product is MRKKLIIIMASFTLICTMLVSGIYVNGAENLQDILSTRQIIDDSEYTSLDNPYRGISSSSNNPYIWNQWALKNYKYNGIDINIETAWDITKGSEDVVVAVIDLGVDYNHEDLKNNIWTNKDEIPDNGIDDDNNGYIDDIHGWNYISDSNDVMDGHGHGTHVSGIIAAEDNDKGIVGAAPNVKIMPLKVGSNDGTIYLNSVEKAIEYGLSKGVKIFNCSFEGSEVSEREYEIIKNADALFLCAAGNKSLDNDKNSVLPANYNDLPNVISVMSIDEEGNKSDNSNYGKTKVDIAAPGTFIYSTVPEKYKYISGTSMATGYVSAVAALALSVNPTLTASELKNLILDNAKPLSSLTDLNTTGGMLDAGNVVEAAAREKSEKLQNNELFNYEDIDVHYSGYINGKKTSSKTNGEIIGTVGESTPLEAVKISLDPDIKDVSIEYRIYNKGIGWSSWIKNNKIAGIKNKSKQAEAIEIRLTGKNANKYSVKYQGHIQNYGWIPWVKDGEQCGDIDNDLRLEALKIKVVPKIPPNIIYESHIQNLGWIDPVKNGLISGTTGQSLRLEAIKIKLENNAGYDNDLGIEYRVHSENIGWGPWVKNDEIAGTTGQSLRGEAIEIRLTGKDADDYTVKYQGHMQDIGWGSWVSDGELCGTVGESRRLEAVKISISLK
- a CDS encoding right-handed parallel beta-helix repeat-containing protein yields the protein MNKSKIASIFLATSIFTTTIIGNYHVFASDQLFTENFQSGSKNWKESKGKWSIVNYNNSKAYYQSSTNVEAASKAGKTTWTNYSVESEVTIEDFNGSKRVMLCGRYTDKNNYYSISLYNKDGGTLEIRSKAKGKSKTLKKAKISIKENTTYKVKLELNGNTLKAYLDGKLITTANDKSLSKGAIGIVTSKASAKFDNIVVSSIDKTSSDSNTNTDLNTNTTNDNSSNNNSSSNSDSNNTTNDTTSSGTYGKDTGATTNGTVITVESNGTTLEKAVSSAKSGDTILIKGTIKSSSITLKDNITIKGESGAKIDFSNTSNGGRGITITGKNNTIKDLEIYNAKDNAIYVNGGDYNRFENLNIHNNADTGLQISNGASYNYIYNCYSHHNVDSKGENPDGFAVKLHSGEGNVFEKCKAEYNVDDGWDFYAAHGAVTLVNCESNYNGEVNGVKGDGNGFKLGGVDNKESGKAAHLDPLNHVLINCSAKGNKKNGFDRNNQSGIVTMKNCIADGNEGKNYNWPLKGKPSALGYEVTFGKAIIDSCTSKNGSNNISGATLQGNCQGF
- a CDS encoding DUF3006 domain-containing protein, which translates into the protein MRIIIDRFEDDMAICEKEDRSTIEIEKNKIPIGAKEGTILIVHNDKIVIDKKSTDNKKYKIESLLKDLFS
- a CDS encoding GNAT family N-acetyltransferase — encoded protein: MENITIRPANEKDYTYISKIKKFENNMENIIVEPEDRQDSTVRKKGRNIIKTDYWYIAEVNDITIGAALLNRYSTKRHQHVATVEITVDKAYHDKGIEDKLMKEILLLADKILKLKRLEVFISADDTEYINFYKKYDFLIEGLKKYSISKNDTLVDEFMMSRIQYSNI
- a CDS encoding TetR/AcrR family transcriptional regulator, which codes for MDNKTSIIECAIKLFASKGYDAVSVQEITNAANITKPTLYYYFGSKEGLLQEIIKVKFENMKSKVYDIKYNRDVPLSLYKFIKEYFYYAKQDIYFCKMKLSMMYSFTENNYYYIIENMVREEASILENFFISAAEDNGNMKGRHKEYAASLLGMINSYVGLFFANSIDLTEDLAFKVSHQFMHGIFS
- a CDS encoding alpha-amylase family glycosyl hydrolase, with protein sequence MLNSFKEAVFYHLYPLGFCGAMEKNNISDPVINRLDKINDNWINHIYNMGFTAIYFGPLFQSTYHGYDTIDYFNIDRRLGDNNTFKNLVQKLHDKGIKVVVDGVFNHVGRDFWAFKDVKEKKHDSSFISWFNIDFNGNSNYNDGFYYEGWEGNYDLVKLNLNNPDVKNHIFSAIEYWINELNIDGIRLDVAYCIDINFLKDLRVHCKSLKEDLWLMGEMIHGDYNYIANKDTLDSATNYECFKGIYSSHNDKNYFEIAYSLKRQFGDGGIYKDLDLYNFLDNHDVNRIYTNLKDKRQIKNVYMLLMTMPGIPSVYYGSEWGIPGDRSKTDLELRPELSLEEQRKKIDAVDLENTIREYIHIRRNCKALTYGYYKELLVQNEQFIYSRIYNTDFAITALNLSDHDYEIEFNTPIKTEKLFDLTNKNEELLVSSNKMKLVLSPFSGKILATAPINSSTLIEPNVKEKVDEIPKPRSINELQNDFEKGRSAAKREIAIKLFSMGILKTVISEALELSPEELENLLN